A portion of the Flavobacterium limnophilum genome contains these proteins:
- the rsmI gene encoding 16S rRNA (cytidine(1402)-2'-O)-methyltransferase, producing MGKLYIVPTPIGNLEDMTFRAIRILKEVDLILAEDTRTSGKLLKHFEIGTHMHSHHMHNEHKTVENLISRLKAGETIALISDAGTPAISDPGFLLTRACVENKIDVECLPGATAFVPALVNSGLPNDRFIFEGFLPEKKGRQTRYLALAEETRTMILYVSPHKLVKTLAEFITYFGEDRQICVSRELSKLHEENVRGTAREVLTHFENKPPKGEIVVVVGGKTTTKENKKQSE from the coding sequence ATGGGTAAATTATACATTGTCCCAACACCGATTGGCAACCTCGAAGACATGACTTTTCGGGCGATTCGAATTCTAAAAGAAGTCGATTTGATTCTTGCCGAAGACACGCGCACCAGCGGAAAATTATTGAAACATTTCGAGATTGGCACGCACATGCACAGCCATCACATGCACAACGAACACAAAACAGTCGAGAACTTGATTTCGCGTTTGAAAGCCGGAGAAACCATTGCCTTGATTTCGGATGCAGGGACGCCGGCGATTTCTGATCCCGGATTTTTGCTGACTCGTGCTTGTGTCGAAAACAAAATTGACGTGGAATGTTTGCCTGGCGCAACGGCTTTTGTACCGGCCTTGGTCAATAGCGGTTTGCCAAATGACCGATTCATTTTCGAAGGTTTTTTGCCTGAAAAAAAAGGAAGACAAACCCGATATTTGGCGCTCGCCGAAGAAACCCGCACGATGATTTTGTATGTTTCGCCACATAAATTGGTGAAAACTCTAGCTGAATTTATCACTTATTTTGGCGAAGACCGACAAATTTGTGTTTCAAGAGAATTGTCAAAACTGCACGAAGAAAATGTTCGAGGAACGGCTCGTGAAGTACTAACTCATTTTGAAAATAAACCACCAAAAGGAGAAATTGTGGTGGTAGTTGGGGGTAAAACGACAACTAAAGAAAATAAAAAACAATCAGAATAA
- a CDS encoding HopJ type III effector protein, protein MSITTFLEKLKQTPTAITFPETIAVIEENYDFTPTTFSNGTQHNEAGQNSGSCKLFAFAQLQNLSQAETLACFGAYYFEEVLGDPEGTNHQNIRNFIKLGWDGIQFEGEALSLKA, encoded by the coding sequence ATGAGCATTACCACTTTTTTAGAAAAATTAAAACAAACACCAACCGCAATTACATTCCCGGAAACTATTGCCGTGATTGAGGAAAATTACGATTTTACTCCAACGACTTTCAGTAATGGAACACAACACAATGAAGCAGGACAAAACTCGGGTTCCTGCAAACTATTTGCTTTTGCCCAATTGCAAAACTTATCCCAAGCCGAAACATTGGCTTGTTTTGGAGCCTATTATTTTGAAGAAGTTTTGGGTGATCCAGAAGGAACCAACCACCAAAATATCCGTAATTTTATAAAATTAGGATGGGATGGAATCCAATTTGAAGGAGAAGCTTTGAGTTTGAAAGCTTAA